In Rhodococcus rhodochrous, a single genomic region encodes these proteins:
- a CDS encoding maleylpyruvate isomerase family mycothiol-dependent enzyme, whose amino-acid sequence MLDYARYCGEIVEQTELLVDSLAGQDMSTPVPSCPGWNVGQLARHIGYGHRWASEAVRGEGAMPRTDRAMRELADYVDEDPDELIPWLREGARELEAALREVGPDMRVWTPIPGGKKTPEFFARRFAHETVVHRADAVLALGADFEAAHDLAVDCVDEWLDLAVVTWPRRDVERHRALHGPDRTLHFHATDTSAEWVVDLTGEDFAWRHAHEKSAVAVRGPLTELLLVLYRRRAVDAADVEVFGDTGFLASWLDVSPFG is encoded by the coding sequence ATGCTGGACTACGCGCGTTACTGCGGAGAGATCGTCGAACAGACGGAACTGCTGGTGGACTCACTGGCCGGGCAGGACATGAGCACACCGGTGCCGTCGTGCCCGGGATGGAATGTCGGTCAGCTCGCCCGGCACATCGGCTACGGCCACCGCTGGGCGAGCGAGGCGGTCCGCGGTGAAGGGGCGATGCCGCGCACCGACCGCGCGATGCGGGAACTGGCGGACTACGTCGACGAGGATCCGGACGAGCTGATCCCGTGGTTGCGGGAAGGAGCGCGCGAACTCGAGGCCGCGCTTCGGGAGGTCGGCCCGGACATGCGGGTGTGGACGCCGATCCCGGGCGGCAAGAAGACACCGGAGTTCTTCGCCCGACGTTTCGCCCACGAGACCGTGGTGCATCGTGCCGACGCCGTGCTCGCGTTGGGAGCGGACTTCGAGGCGGCTCACGATCTCGCCGTGGACTGCGTGGACGAATGGCTCGACCTGGCGGTGGTCACCTGGCCGCGGCGCGATGTGGAACGGCACCGCGCGCTGCACGGCCCCGACCGGACACTGCACTTCCACGCGACGGACACCTCGGCGGAGTGGGTCGTGGACCTGACCGGCGAGGACTTCGCGTGGCGGCATGCCCACGAGAAGAGTGCCGTGGCGGTACGCGGACCGCTGACGGAACTGCTGTTGGTGCTCTACCGTCGGCGCGCCGTGGACGCAGCCGACGTGGAGGTCTTCGGCGACACCGGGTTTCTGGCGTCCTGGCTCGACGTCAGTCCCTTCGGCTAG
- a CDS encoding MFS transporter, which produces MTERTEPGPGLRPFFLSLFVPSAIFGLGTGAGAPMMALFARELGASVPVAGLIVALVAFGAVLGDLPSGTVVARFGERRAIVLGSALGATGVLVSLSAPTPAVLAVGATLTGFANAVWGLARQSYLAGALPLHMRARGISANAAMSRAGVFVGPFVGAGAVHLTGVSGGLIVQVVAIVVSGALVVNAAVSEPDRSERRSGGVIAVAASHRTVLGTLGVGAMLVGASRASRDAVLPLWADHIGVAPATVSLIFGVAAAVDVALAYPAGVLMDRYGRRVTAVPALLLFGTAFLILPLSQQLWWLVVVAVVLGTANGMSNGIVMTLGADVSPPHARAEFLAAWRLTHDTGSFAGPLVVGAVATVSLAGGATAIGALALVGAGVMYRYIPRYVPVPVAVPQDQRAAP; this is translated from the coding sequence GTGACCGAACGGACGGAGCCCGGACCCGGGCTCCGTCCGTTCTTCCTGTCGCTGTTCGTCCCGTCGGCGATCTTCGGTCTGGGCACCGGTGCCGGTGCTCCCATGATGGCGCTGTTCGCCCGCGAACTCGGCGCGTCCGTGCCGGTCGCGGGACTGATCGTCGCGCTGGTCGCATTCGGGGCGGTCCTCGGCGACCTGCCGTCGGGCACGGTGGTCGCGCGTTTCGGGGAACGTCGCGCGATCGTCCTCGGATCGGCGCTCGGTGCGACCGGCGTGCTCGTGTCGTTGTCGGCGCCCACCCCGGCGGTGCTCGCGGTGGGCGCGACACTCACCGGTTTCGCGAACGCGGTGTGGGGGCTCGCGCGGCAGAGCTATCTCGCCGGTGCCCTGCCGTTGCACATGCGCGCCCGTGGCATCTCCGCGAACGCCGCTATGAGCAGGGCGGGTGTGTTCGTCGGTCCGTTCGTCGGTGCCGGTGCGGTGCACCTGACGGGCGTGAGCGGAGGGCTGATCGTCCAGGTCGTCGCGATCGTCGTCTCCGGGGCGCTCGTCGTGAATGCCGCTGTGTCGGAACCGGACAGGTCGGAGCGGCGCAGCGGCGGCGTGATCGCGGTGGCGGCCTCCCACCGGACGGTCCTCGGGACGCTGGGTGTCGGTGCGATGCTCGTCGGCGCGTCGCGCGCCTCACGCGACGCGGTGCTGCCGTTGTGGGCCGATCACATCGGGGTGGCGCCGGCGACCGTCTCGTTGATCTTCGGCGTTGCGGCGGCAGTGGACGTGGCGCTGGCCTACCCGGCCGGAGTTCTGATGGACCGCTACGGCCGCCGGGTGACGGCCGTACCGGCGCTGCTGCTGTTCGGCACGGCCTTCCTGATCCTGCCGCTGTCGCAGCAGCTGTGGTGGCTCGTGGTGGTCGCGGTGGTGCTCGGGACGGCGAACGGTATGAGCAACGGCATCGTCATGACGCTCGGCGCCGACGTCTCACCACCGCACGCGCGTGCCGAGTTCCTGGCTGCGTGGCGACTGACCCACGACACCGGATCGTTCGCGGGACCACTCGTCGTCGGAGCGGTGGCCACCGTGTCGCTCGCCGGTGGTGCCACCGCGATCGGGGCACTCGCCCTCGTCGGTGCCGGAGTGATGTACCGGTACATCCCGCGATACGTGCCGGTGCCCGTCGCGGTGCCACAGGATCAGCGCGCGGCGCCGTAG
- a CDS encoding PhnD/SsuA/transferrin family substrate-binding protein, with protein sequence MFRSVRSRWLVVPSLAVLFAASACGLGGADGQEALAEATIAHTGDDIPDGVKLVVAEQNATRSQPLYLSGAGEDLPYDLEFADFSGGPAVIEALRSGAADIGALGEAPIPIAVANGITDIVAIALEANPGSSGGYFLVAQPGSDIETVADLKGKKVAYPPGTGRHMIVAGLLAKAGLDPKTDIDAVELAGAEVAPTFSSGAVDAAILTGVQYYKVGSPPIVGDGTGINTGINTLIVRKQTLEDPAKAAAIGDYVGRSVAANNWIASHPDEWVEAYHVGTQGMTPEEGRELLDHTGSGRFYPIDEKSIALFQSVADGLYETGTMTVPVDVSPYVDGRYNDIVVAQNEADDSVPDPLP encoded by the coding sequence GTGTTTCGTAGTGTTCGCTCGCGATGGCTCGTGGTGCCGTCGCTCGCAGTGCTGTTCGCGGCATCCGCGTGCGGCCTCGGCGGTGCCGACGGGCAGGAAGCCCTCGCCGAGGCCACCATCGCGCATACCGGCGACGACATCCCCGACGGTGTGAAGCTCGTCGTCGCCGAGCAGAACGCGACCCGCTCGCAACCCCTCTACCTCTCCGGGGCGGGGGAGGATCTGCCGTACGACCTCGAGTTCGCCGATTTCAGCGGTGGTCCGGCCGTGATCGAGGCGTTGCGCTCCGGTGCCGCCGACATCGGTGCCCTGGGTGAAGCACCCATCCCGATCGCGGTCGCGAACGGGATCACCGACATCGTCGCGATCGCACTGGAAGCGAATCCCGGCAGTAGTGGCGGTTACTTCCTGGTGGCGCAGCCGGGTAGCGACATCGAGACGGTGGCCGACCTGAAGGGCAAGAAGGTCGCGTACCCGCCCGGAACGGGCCGGCACATGATCGTCGCGGGCCTGCTGGCGAAGGCAGGACTCGACCCGAAGACCGACATCGACGCGGTCGAACTGGCCGGCGCGGAGGTCGCTCCGACCTTCTCCTCCGGAGCCGTGGACGCCGCGATCCTCACCGGCGTGCAGTACTACAAGGTGGGCTCACCGCCCATCGTCGGCGACGGCACGGGGATCAACACCGGCATCAACACCCTGATCGTGCGGAAGCAGACCCTCGAGGATCCTGCGAAGGCCGCAGCGATCGGCGACTACGTCGGACGCTCGGTCGCCGCGAACAACTGGATCGCCTCGCATCCCGACGAGTGGGTGGAGGCGTATCACGTGGGCACTCAGGGGATGACACCCGAGGAAGGCCGCGAACTGCTCGACCACACGGGCAGCGGACGGTTCTACCCGATCGACGAGAAGTCGATCGCGCTGTTCCAGAGCGTCGCGGACGGGCTCTACGAGACCGGCACCATGACCGTTCCCGTCGACGTCTCGCCATACGTGGACGGCCGCTACAACGACATCGTCGTCGCGCAGAACGAGGCCGATGACAGCGTTCCGGATCCGCTTCCCTGA
- a CDS encoding TauD/TfdA dioxygenase family protein has translation MTQAATRLDVVPQSGHAGAEIRGVDLTRELAEDEITTIREALLKWKVVFFRDQFLDHDQHLRFSSYFGKPTPAHPLFDSIPDPDHPTIYPIFRDRFKARIANSSGYDKVRWHADVTAAVNPPFASILRAETLPPYGGDTQWSNAVAAYNGLSAPVQRLADELRAVHRFTPGDGAKPTEDYLRRVERRPLVSEHPVVRVHPETGEKALYVNPGFTQYISGVSPHESRRLLGLFFEELGRPEYTVRFKWEPGSIAFWDNRSAVHLAPSDLVTEHDRRLYRITLEGDVPVGPDGRESVALEGEPFEAV, from the coding sequence ATGACCCAGGCCGCCACCCGCCTCGACGTCGTCCCCCAGTCCGGCCATGCCGGAGCAGAGATCCGCGGCGTCGACCTGACCCGCGAACTCGCCGAGGACGAGATCACCACCATCCGAGAGGCGCTGCTGAAGTGGAAGGTTGTGTTCTTCCGCGACCAGTTCCTCGACCACGACCAGCATCTGCGGTTCTCGTCGTACTTCGGGAAGCCGACCCCGGCGCATCCGCTGTTCGACTCGATTCCCGACCCGGACCACCCCACGATCTACCCGATCTTCCGCGACCGGTTCAAGGCGCGCATCGCGAACAGCAGCGGCTACGACAAGGTGCGCTGGCACGCCGACGTCACGGCGGCGGTCAACCCGCCGTTCGCGTCGATCCTGCGCGCCGAGACCCTCCCGCCCTACGGCGGCGACACCCAGTGGTCGAACGCGGTGGCGGCGTACAACGGTCTGTCGGCGCCCGTGCAGCGACTCGCCGACGAACTGCGTGCGGTGCACCGCTTCACTCCGGGTGACGGTGCGAAGCCGACCGAGGACTACCTGCGTCGCGTCGAGCGTCGCCCGTTGGTGAGTGAGCATCCGGTCGTGCGGGTGCACCCGGAGACGGGGGAGAAGGCGCTGTACGTCAACCCCGGCTTCACGCAGTACATCTCGGGGGTCTCGCCGCACGAGAGCCGGCGTCTGCTCGGGTTGTTCTTCGAGGAACTCGGCCGTCCCGAGTACACGGTCCGCTTCAAGTGGGAGCCGGGATCGATCGCATTCTGGGACAACCGATCCGCCGTGCATCTCGCCCCGAGCGATCTCGTCACCGAACACGATCGGCGCCTGTACCGCATCACTCTCGAAGGTGACGTGCCGGTCGGACCGGACGGACGCGAATCCGTCGCGCTCGAGGGCGAACCGTTCGAGGCAGTCTGA
- a CDS encoding PPOX class F420-dependent oxidoreductase, which translates to MGAMPADESALEALFPPTGVAVLATIKRDGRPQLSNITYRYEPATRTFSVSVTDDRAKTQNMRRDPRVSLFVDSDDKWSYAVAEGEAELTPVAADPHDDTVEQLVELYRAVQGEHPDWDDFRAAMVADRRLLLRVRVSRFYGAAR; encoded by the coding sequence CTGGGCGCCATGCCGGCCGACGAGAGCGCACTCGAAGCCCTGTTCCCTCCCACCGGTGTCGCCGTGCTCGCGACGATCAAACGCGACGGGCGACCCCAGTTGTCGAACATCACCTACCGGTACGAGCCCGCGACCCGCACGTTCTCCGTCTCCGTCACCGACGATCGGGCGAAGACCCAGAACATGCGCCGAGACCCGCGCGTGAGCCTGTTCGTCGACTCCGACGACAAGTGGTCCTACGCCGTCGCGGAGGGCGAGGCCGAACTGACACCGGTGGCCGCGGACCCCCACGACGACACCGTCGAGCAGCTCGTCGAGTTGTATCGAGCGGTGCAGGGCGAGCATCCGGACTGGGACGACTTCCGGGCCGCGATGGTCGCCGATCGCAGGTTGCTGCTGCGTGTGCGGGTCTCCCGCTTCTACGGCGCCGCGCGCTGA